One window of Gymnogyps californianus isolate 813 chromosome 10, ASM1813914v2, whole genome shotgun sequence genomic DNA carries:
- the RNPEPL1 gene encoding aminopeptidase RNPEPL1 — translation MAAPAPRPPGLCCCRKGSAAGPEAPPAPPPPPEPPPDVASASSSQLFSLRHLHLGLELRPEARALAGCLVLELCALRPQPRALVLDVHPALHVLSAAYRRAAAGEAPCSFAFSPAEAAAAAAPAPLPPPPCPPPSPPPPPCAPPCAASPPSTATFLSAPCIAAGPLPAAAAAPPGEPPASPPPAAAAEPPPPLPVFAQPPCAACPLGFRVDPFTDYGSSLTVSLPAALQPHQPFQIIVRYTTADGPAIWWLDPELTYGNAKPFVFTQGHSVCNRSFFPCFDTPAVKCTYSATVKAPAGIQVLMSATQSTYLEEEGVYQFYMEYPVPAYLVALVAGDLIHADIGPRSRVWAEPCLLPTAISKLSGIVERWLTAAESLYGPYIWGRYDIVFLPPSFPIVAMENPCLTFIISSILESDEFLIIDVIHEVAHSWFGNAVTNATWEEMWLSEGLATYAQRRITTETYGAAFTCLETAFRLDALHRQMKLLGEDNPVSKLQVKLEPGVNPSNLMNLFTYEKGYCFVYYLSQLCGDPRHFDSFLRAYIEKYKFTSVVAQDLLDSFLNFFPELKEQCVESKAGLEFERWLNATGPPLAEPDLSQGSSLTRPVETLFKLWTTEPLDSVAAASSVDLTKWRTFQTVLFLDRLLDGSPLPHEVIKKLSECYSSQLDSMNAEIRIRWLQIVVRNDYYPDLYKVRRFLENQMSRMYTIPLYEDLCTGTLKSFALEIFYQTQNQLHPNLRKTIQQILSQGLNPLPAIDTTAVTTDTPAMVLEDKVSEATNGAISLRDVNVSA, via the exons atggcggctccggctccgcggCCGCCCGGCCTGTGCTGCTGCCGCAAGGGGTCCGCGGCCGGGCCGGaggcgccgccggccccgccgccgcctcccgaGCCGCCGCCGGACGTGGCTTCGGCCTCCAGCTCGCAGCTCTTCAGCCTCCGCCACCTGcacctggggctggagctgcggCCCGAGGCGCGGGCGCTGGCgggctgcctggtgctggagCTCTGCGCCCTgcggccgcagccccgcgccCTGGTGCTGGACGTCCACCCGGCCCTGCACGTCCTCTCGGCCGCCTACCGccgcgccgcggcgggggaAGCGCCCTGCTCCTTCGCCTTCTCGCCCGCCGaggccgcggccgccgccgccccggccccgctgcccccgccgccctgcccgccgccgtcgccgccgccgccgccctgcgCGCCGCCCTGCGCCGCCAGCCCGCCCTCCACCGCCACCTTCCTCTCGGCGCCCTGCATCGCCGCCggcccgctgcccgccgccgccgccgcccccccggggGAGCCGCCCGCcagccccccgcccgccgccgccgccgagccgccgccgccgctgcccgtcTTCGCCCAGCCGCCCTGCGCCGCCTGCCCGCTTGGCTTCAGGGTGGACCCCTTCACCGACTACGGCTCGTCCCTCACCGTCTCCCTGCCCGCCGCCCTCCAGCCGCACCAGCCCTTCCAGATCATCGTCCGCTACACCACGGCCGACGGCCCCGCC ATCTGGTGGCTGGATCCAGAACTGACGTATGGCAATGCCAAGCCATTTGTCTTCACGCAGGGCCACTCAGTGTGTAACCGGTCTTTCTTCCCCTGCTTTGACACACCAGCAGTGAAATGTACCTATTCAGCTACTGTCAAG GCTCCAGCAGGCATACAGGTGTTGATGAGTGCCACCCAAAGTACCTACTTAGAAGAAGAAGGTGTATATCAATTTTACATGGAATATCCAGTTCCTGCCTACCTAGTGGCCCTGGTGGCAGGAGACCTTATACATGCAGACATAGGTCCAAG GAGTAGAGTGTGGGCAGAGCCTTGCCTGCTGCCAACAGCCATCAGCAAGCTTTCTGGCATTGTTGAGCGCTGGCTGACTGCTGCAGAGAGTCTGTATGGCCCATATATATGGGGAAG ATAtgacattgtttttcttcctccatcctTCCCTATTGTTGCCATGGAAAACCCATGCCTGACCTTCATCATCTCTTCCATTCTGGAGAGCGATGAATTTTTGATCATTGACGTCATTCATGAAGTTGCCCACAGCTGGTTTGGAAACGCAGTCACCAATGCTACATGGGAGGAGATGTGGCTGAGTGAGGGGCTAGCCACATATGCACAGCGCCGGATCACCACTGAGACCTATG GAGCTGCCTTCACATGTTTGGAGACTGCATTCCGCCTTGATGCTCTCCACAGACAGATGAAGCTCCTTGGAGAAGACAACCCTGTCAGCAAGCTTCAGGTTAAACTGGAGCCAG GTGTAAATCCTAGTAATTTAATGAACCTCTTCACCTATGAGAAAGGCTACTGCTTTGTTTACTACCTGTCGCAGCTCTGTGGTGACCCAAGACACTTCGACTCCTTCCTAAGA gCCTACATTGAGAAGTACAAATTTACCAGCGTTGTGGCTCAAGATCTTTTGGATtccttcctgaatttttttccagagctgaaAGAGCAATGTGTTGAGAGCAAAGCAG GACTGGAGTTTGAACGTTGGCTCAATGCTACAGGACCTCCGTTAGCTGAGCCAGACTTATCTCAGGGATCCAGTCTGACCAGACCAGTGGAGACACTCTTCAAACTCTGGACCACAGAGCCTCTGGACTctgttgctgctgccagcagtgtTGACCTCACTAAATGGAGAACGTTCCAAACCGTGCTTTTCTTGGACAGATTGCTGGATGGGTCACCACTGCCACATG AGGTAATAAAAAAGCTTTCGGAATGTTACTCCTCTCAGCTGGACTCCATGAATGCAGAAATCCGTATCCGCTGGTTGCAGATTGTAGTCCGAAATGACTATTATCCAGACCTTTACAAAGTCCGTCGCTTCTTGGAAAACCAG aTGTCTCGGATGTACACAATTCCACTTTATGAGGACCTTTGCACTGGCACCCTCAAGTCTTTTGCCTTAGAAATTTTTTACCAGACCCAAAACCAGCTGCACCCCAATTTGCGGAAAACCATCCAACAGATCTTATCACAGGGCTTGAATCCACTTCCTGCCATAGACACTACAGCAGTCACCACAGACACACCAGCAATGGTGCTTGAGGACAAAGTCTCAGAGGCCACAAATGGTGCCATTTCACTCAGGGATGTTAATGTGTCTGCTTAG